One window from the genome of Palaemon carinicauda isolate YSFRI2023 unplaced genomic scaffold, ASM3689809v2 scaffold1170, whole genome shotgun sequence encodes:
- the LOC137635356 gene encoding uncharacterized protein has translation MIYLRKSYKVLRETLNMDRSLYEEILKPLLVEDPTPAINWMKQQKLLRSELKCPHCSILMKWTKRSSIQDKYVWKCQVKECSKYKHYESIRKDSFFYRSKLSLQKWIEGIFYWCQELSVLQTVQLLNVSKVTVIDMFSFFREICLKHFERNPIKLGGPGTTVQIDESCFSHKPKHHRGRSPQNPLWVFGIVDPTSSPSLGYMEIVDSRNAETLLPIIRKVVMPGTIIHSDQWKAYRNIERDLGYTHHTVNHSVNFVDRTTGVHTQAVESYWNKHKIRIKRMIGCKREFLNSYLHEFMWSERNKNDKFHRFCETIARQYYFN, from the coding sequence ATGATATACCTCAGAAAGTCGTATAAAGTCTTGAGAGAAACCCTTAACATGGACCGTTCTCTGTATGAAGAAATTCTTAAGCCACTGTTGGTTGAGGACCCGACTCCTGCAATTAACTGGATGAAGCAGCAGAAACTTTTGAGATCTGAACTAAAATGCCCTCATTGTAGCATTTTAATGAAGTGGACAAAACGTTCTTCAATACAAGACAAATATGTCTGGAAGTGCCAAGTTAAGGAATGCAGTAAATATAAGCACTACGAATCAATTCGCAAAGATTCGTTTTTTTATCGCTCAAAGCTTTCTTTACAAAAGTGGATTGAAGGAATCTTCTACTGGTGTCAGGAACTGAGTGTTTTGCAGACCGTACAGTTATTGAATGTTTCAAAAGTGACAGTTATTGACATGTTCAGCTTTTTTCGTGAAATTTGCTTGAAACATTTTGAAAGGAACCCTATCAAGCTTGGTGGACCAGGCACAACGGTACAAATTGATGAATCTTGTTTTAGCCATAAACCAAAGCACCATAGAGGACGTTCTCCCCAGAATCCACTATGGGTATTTGGAATAGTAGATCCTACTTCATCACCATCCCTGGGTTATATGGAGATTGTTGATTCGCGCAATGCCGAAACACTGTTGCCGATAATTAGGAAAGTAGTTATGCCTGGAACAATTATTCACAGTGATCAATGGAAAGCATACAGGAACATTGAAAGGGACCTTGGATATACGCATCATACAGTTAACCACTCCGTGAATTTTGTTGACAGGACTACAGGCGTTCATACACAAGCAGTAGAGAGCTACTGgaacaaacacaaaataagaataaaacggaTGATAGGATGTAAACGAGAATTTTTGAACTCTTATTTGCATGAATTCATGTGGAGCGAACGTAACAAGAACgacaagtttcatagattttgtgaaactatagcaagacagtattattttaattaa